A section of the Cololabis saira isolate AMF1-May2022 chromosome 16, fColSai1.1, whole genome shotgun sequence genome encodes:
- the LOC133462169 gene encoding thrombomodulin, which yields MSVFDRAVEKNSTLTLSDFLPDPEGPFFRSLKPQTLNSSQLKNASLQPTVSESVSVRMMDILISAVLLLSFISGFGSKQTGSCRPFCSGDDCITVNRHSVDFRTAEEVCRESNGKLLTFQSKSDKLIFDIFRKEFLGNFWIGLRLQAGACSNLSTPLRGYDWISGDKNRTFIPFFKTWAQSTELCSPHCVALSNDENLTERQCSDKADGYLCKTKLKDACLAQTLPFPIIFQSSAGCKTGPCEHTCTDVIGGYKCSCFQGYIPDRTNPRQCKIHCAKEVCLPICENTVEGPCECADGFLLSDGICMDLDECDMNHCDQDCRNTIGSFVCSCREGFILEAGVKCTQASDGDRYLTGAPVSEFVKPAPKNSTVKSSSAPAGVFLWIWVVVAVAVLASVFVIRFYVMKRQRRREQSSDLQSTAPRDSTEG from the coding sequence ATGTCTGTGTTTGATAGAGCTGTGGAAAAGAACAGCACTCTGACTTTATCTGATTTCCTTCCTGATCCTGAGGGACCCTTTTTCCGGAGTCTGAAGCCGCAGACTTTAAATTCCTCACAGCTAAAGAACGCCAGCCTGCAGCCGACGGTGTCGGAGTCAGTGAGTGTAAGAATGATGGATATTTTAATATCAGCGGTGCTATTGTTATCCTTTATATCGGGATTTGGCTCGAAGCAAACTGGAAGCTGCAGGCCGTTTTGTTCTGGAGATGACTGCATAACCGTGAATCGGCACAGCGTGGATTTCAGAACAGCTGAGGAAGTGTGTCGTGAAAGCAATGGAAAGCTTCTGACATTTCAGTCAAAGTCTGATAAGCTAATATTTGATATTTTCAGGAAAGAATTCCTCGGAAACTTCTGGATCGGATTACGTTTGCAAGCTGGAGCCTGCAGCAATCTCTCCACCCCTCTGAGAGGCTACGATTGGATCTCTGGTGACAAGAACAGGACCTTTATTCCGTTCTTCAAGACCTGGGCACAGAGCACTGAACTCTGCTCTCCACACTGCGTAGCCCTTTCGAACGATGAAAACTTAACAGAGAGGCAGTGCTCCGACAAAGCGGATGGCTATCTGTGCAAAACAAAACTCAAAGATGCGTGCCTGGCACAAACTTTACCATTTCCAATTATTTTTCAAAGCTCTGCCGGCTGCAAAACTGGTCCTTGTGAGCACACCTGCACTGATGTAATTGGGGGTTACAAATGCTCCTGTTTCCAAGGATATATCCCTGACAGAACAAACCCCAGACAGTgcaaaatacactgtgcaaaagAGGTATGCCTTCCAATATGCGAGAATACTGTTGAGGGCCCGTGTGAGTGTGCTGACGGTTTTTTACTAAGTGATGGCATTTGCATGGACTTGGATGAATGTGACATGAATCACTGTGATCAAGACTGTAGAAACACTATTGGGAGTTTCGTGTGCTCCTGCCGGGAAGGGTTTATACTTGAAGCCGGGGTCAAATGCACCCAAGCTTCGGACGGTGACAGATATTTAACTGGAGCTCCAGTCTCGGAATTTGTTAAACCAGCTCCCAAAAACAGCACGGTGAAGAGCTCATCTGCTCCTGCAGGTGTTTTCCTCTGGATTTGGGTTGTTGTTGCGGTGGCTGTGCTCGCATCGGTGTTTGTTATCAGGTTTTACGTCATGAAGCGGCAGAGACGCAGAGAGCAAAGCTCCGATCTGCAGTCCACTGCTCCAAGAGACAGTACTGAAGGATGA